One window from the genome of Magnolia sinica isolate HGM2019 chromosome 4, MsV1, whole genome shotgun sequence encodes:
- the LOC131242224 gene encoding polyphenol oxidase, chloroplastic-like: protein MSSSLSFLATTASPFHHHHSRHPRKAVRAATYFSPSASGASTNATNASACDNGGDKESILRLDRRNVLLGTLGGLYGAANLSRKNTAFAAPLQPPDLSKCHTANAGSEEDPSPVKCCPPYTDNSKIVDYKFPSSSTPLRIRKPAHLLDGDDLAKYKEAYKRMRALDSSDPWSLEQQAKVHCQYCNEAYDQVGFDVPMQVHFNWIFLPWHRYYIHFHERILGKLIGDETFALPFWNWDSPDGMTIPPIFLKEGPLNDELRNPANLSKVLDYQYSPTTESPHTDDELKRKNLNEMNKTFRESLPLPELFLGDRVRAGEEASMGKTMGRIETIHNAMHQFVGLSEFPNSNMGNFSTAGYDPLFYCHHSNVDRMWHIYRQRRGNQVDFNDTDWLNSSFIFYDENKQLVKVKVEDCLNPQKLRYTYEDVELPWANSSIKKEQKAKAKPRSRVSLVQVSEFGPDPRPLDSTIRALVQRPKKSRTVSEKEDEVEVLVIDGIEIPHNGPVTFEVYVAAPYGGDFVGPDPGESAGSFMKLPHFHIHKKGDAEKNKFSLKLGISKLIEDIDAEGSEKVVVSLVPKVGEVNIGGIHIDLIKTDWTA from the exons ATGTCGTCGTCCCTCTCATTTCTTGCAACCACAGCCTCTCCCTTCCACCACCACCATTCCCGCCACCCTCGAAAAGCTGTTCGAGCAGCCACTTACTTTTCTCCCTCAGCCTCTGGCGCTAGTACTAATGCTACTAATGCTAGTGCATGTGATAATGGTGGCGACAAAGAATCCATTCTGAGGTTGGACAGAAGAAATGTTCTCCTTGGAACGTTGGGAGGTCTGTATGGTGCTGCCAACCTCAGCCGCAAGAATACCGCCTTCGCTGCTCCGTTACAACCACCAGACCTATCCAAGTGCCACACCGCCAATGCTGGATCAGAAGAGGACCCGTCACCGGTTAAGTGCTGCCCGCCTTACACCGACAACAGCAAGATCGTCGATTACAAGTTCCCGTCATCTTCCACGCCACTGCGCATTAGGAAACCCGCACACCTGTTGGATGGTGATGACCTGGCCAAGTACAAGGAAGCCTATAAACGCATGAGAGCGCTCGATTCATCCGACCCTTGGAGCTTGGAGCAGCAGGCCAAGGTGCACTGCCAGTACTGCAATGAAGCGTACGACCAGGTGGGGTTCGACGTCCCGATGCAAGTCCACTTCAACTGGATTTTCCTGCCGTGGCACCGCTACTACATCCACTTCCATGAGAGGATCCTCGGGAAGCTGATCGGTGACGAGACATTCGCCCTCCCATTCTGGAACTGGGACTCGCCTGACGGAATGACGATCCCGCCCATTTTTCTAAAAGAGGGGCCGCTCAACGACGAGTTGCGCAACCCGGCTAACCTATCGAAGGTGCTGGACTACCAATACAGCCCTACAACTGAGAGCCCGCACACCGACGATGAACTGAAGAGGAAGAACCTGAATGAGATGAACAAGACATTTAGGGAGTCTCTGCCGCTGCCGGAGCTGTTCTTGGGAGATCGGGTGAGGGCAGGGGAGGAGGCCTCCATGGGAAAGACGATGGGGCGGATTGAGACGATACATAACGCGATGCACCAGTTCGTAGGGCTGTCCGAGTTTCCAAACTCGAACATGGGCAACTTCTCCACGGCGGGTTACGACCCACTTTTCTACTGCCACCATTCGAACGTGGACAGGATGTGGCACATCTATAGGCAGAGGCGAGGAAACCAGGTCGACTTCAACGATACCGACTGGCTCAACTCATCCTTCATCTTCTACGACGAGAACAAACAGTTGGTCAAAGTCAAG GTGGAAGACTGTCTCAATCCGCAGAAACTCCGGTACACCTATGAAGACGTGGAACTTCCATGGGCTAATAGCAGCATCAAGAAAGAGCAGAAGGCCAAGGCCAAACCCAGATCCAGAGTCTCGTTGGTCCAGGTATCCGAGTTCGGACCCGACCCAAGACCCCTGGATTCGACCATTCGGGCCCTTGTGCAGAGGCCCAAGAAGTCCCGAACCGTGAGCGAGAAAGAGGATGAGGTGGAGGTCCTCGTGATTGACGGCATAGAGATCCCCCACAATGGACCCGTCACGTTTGAGGTGTACGTGGCAGCCCCTTATGGAGGGGATTTTGTGGGACCTGACCCAGGAGAGTCTGCAGGGAGCTTTATGAAACTGCCCCACTTCCATATTCATAAAAAGGGTGATGCAGAGAAAAATAAATTCAGCCTGAAGTTGGGTATATCGAAGTTGATAGAAGATATTGATGCTGAAGGCTCAGAGAAAGTGGTTGTGAGCTTGGTCCCAAAAGTCGGGGAAGTCAACATTGGCGGGATCCACATCGATCTTATCAAGACtgattggacggcttag